One window from the genome of Cryptomeria japonica chromosome 6, Sugi_1.0, whole genome shotgun sequence encodes:
- the LOC131856083 gene encoding uncharacterized protein LOC131856083, producing the protein MERQPSIVWTPCAAHCIDLMLEDIGKIPWVKRCVERARNVCKFVYNHSWVLALMRQYTEQKELARPGITRFATNFLTLQSMLRSKSALRRMIVGEEWSSSSYATTPTGKDMADCIFYEQGFWVPCDEIVKFVKPLVVLLRVADGDKPAMGYIYEGMDRAKEAIKFVYGGDESKYGPIWEIIDRRWHHQLHRPIHAAAYYLNLAFRFIPSFKADVEVLNGLYAIME; encoded by the exons atggagaggcaaccatctatagtttggactccatgtgctgctcattgcattgacctcatgttggaggatattggaaaaatcccatgggtcaagaggtgtgtagaaagggcaagaaatgtctgcaaatttgtatataatcattcatgggtgttggctcttatgagacaatacacagagcagaaggagttagctcgtccaggaatcacaagatttgccacaaacttcctcacattgcagtccatgcttaggtctaagtctgccttgagacgtatgattgttggtgaggagtggtcttcctcatcctatgctaccacccctacagggaaagatatggcagactgcattttttatgagcaaggcttttgggtcccttgtgatgagatagtgaag tttgttaagcccttggtggttttgttgcgagttgcggatggagataagcccgcaatgggctatatatatgagggcatggatagggcgaaggaggccatcaaattcgtctatggaggagatgagagcaagtatggtcccatttgggagatcattgataggagatggcatcatcagcttcataggcccatccatgcggcagcctattatctgaatctggcattccgttttatcccttctttcaaggctgatgtggaggtccttaatgggctatatgcaatcatggagtag